From one Streptococcus pneumoniae genomic stretch:
- a CDS encoding Cof-type HAD-IIB family hydrolase, whose translation MRKLIFLDVDGTLVDYENRIPDSAVTAIKKAREQGHLVYVCTGRSRAEMQDALWEIGLDGMIGGNGAYVEHRGQVLHHEMIPFKTEKKVVDWLHERGLEYYLESNNGLFASRNFKEKAAPVLKTYAQKKGKTAEEVENLEVDEVLHGLVYGADLYRDDVNKISFILESYQDHVDTRAVFPELKAGTWGGRGESALFGDLGLKDMTKDKGIAVLLEHLGASQADTIAFGDAKVDIPMLEFCAVGVAMGNGGLEILAMADMVTADVEEDGLYQAFKKLALLGEV comes from the coding sequence ATGCGTAAATTGATTTTTTTAGATGTGGATGGAACCTTGGTTGATTATGAAAATCGGATTCCAGATTCTGCTGTCACAGCGATTAAAAAAGCGAGAGAGCAGGGGCATTTGGTCTATGTTTGTACAGGTCGGAGTCGAGCGGAGATGCAGGATGCTCTTTGGGAGATTGGGCTAGATGGTATGATTGGTGGCAATGGCGCTTATGTGGAACATAGAGGGCAGGTATTGCACCACGAGATGATTCCTTTTAAGACGGAAAAGAAAGTCGTGGATTGGCTTCATGAGCGTGGTTTAGAGTATTATTTGGAGAGCAATAATGGCTTGTTTGCCAGTCGGAATTTTAAAGAAAAAGCAGCTCCAGTCCTGAAAACATACGCTCAGAAAAAAGGAAAAACTGCAGAAGAAGTTGAGAATTTAGAAGTCGATGAGGTCTTGCACGGCTTGGTTTATGGAGCTGATTTGTATAGAGACGATGTGAATAAGATTAGCTTTATTTTGGAAAGCTATCAAGACCATGTAGATACAAGAGCAGTCTTTCCCGAGTTAAAAGCAGGCACTTGGGGCGGTCGTGGAGAGTCAGCTCTCTTTGGTGATTTGGGCTTGAAGGATATGACCAAAGACAAGGGCATTGCAGTGCTTTTGGAGCATTTAGGAGCTAGTCAAGCAGATACGATTGCTTTTGGGGATGCTAAGGTGGACATTCCGATGCTGGAGTTTTGTGCGGTCGGCGTTGCCATGGGAAATGGAGGGCTGGAAATCCTTGCGATGGCAGATATGGTTACCGCAGATGTGGAAGAAGACGGTCTTTATCAGGCTTTTAAAAAGCTTGCCTTACTTGGAGAAGTATGA
- a CDS encoding histidine phosphatase family protein, with the protein MMEKVLYLMRHAETLFNRRRKIQGWCDAPLTEFGQYQASCAREYFKREDIAFSDAYSSTSERACDTLEIVTNGEIPYQRMKGLKEWNFGTFEGESEDLNPPLPYEDFFVPYGGESQNQVVTRMVTTITKLMQESKGSSILIVSHGGAIANFARAYREYWQTDLPLGLGNCAILKFHFRDDVFYLEEVIRHDFSGWKET; encoded by the coding sequence ATGATGGAAAAAGTTCTTTATTTGATGCGGCACGCAGAGACACTGTTTAACCGCAGACGAAAAATTCAAGGTTGGTGCGATGCTCCCTTGACAGAATTTGGGCAATACCAAGCCAGTTGTGCACGAGAGTATTTTAAAAGAGAGGATATTGCATTTTCTGATGCGTATAGCTCAACTTCGGAGCGAGCTTGCGATACGCTTGAAATCGTCACTAATGGCGAAATCCCTTATCAACGGATGAAGGGCTTAAAAGAATGGAATTTTGGGACTTTTGAGGGAGAAAGTGAGGACTTGAATCCCCCTCTTCCTTATGAGGATTTCTTTGTTCCCTATGGTGGTGAATCTCAAAATCAAGTCGTCACACGAATGGTGACAACGATTACGAAATTAATGCAAGAAAGCAAAGGCTCCTCTATTCTCATAGTGTCGCACGGCGGAGCGATTGCCAACTTTGCACGGGCGTATAGAGAATATTGGCAGACGGACTTACCCCTTGGTCTAGGAAATTGTGCGATTTTGAAATTCCACTTTAGAGATGATGTGTTTTATTTGGAAGAAGTGATTCGCCATGATTTTAGTGGCTGGAAGGAGACATGA
- a CDS encoding SPFH domain-containing protein: MGIIKAFSDAITGTFADQWKEIITAGYFDEHTAVSPGVIQQTKNGRGANIKGSDGVITNGSKIFIPENTAAFIFSQGGIEDILTEPGGYEYTNGESSIFNGDSIKKAIFNTIGERIGYGGQSSSYKQIAFVNLREIRDIRFGTRGAVLYHDLHYGTDLEIRSFGTFSIKITEPEVFIRNYVPANVNFYSFDDKEAREQMIAEFLQSFIVALNSLSTQFRISQLPSQTNTITQQIANDTQHAGTWKERFGFEIVQVAIANIEFSPESKELVRQYSANKMNINAYEHVSQRVADIAAQQKIADGVQQHGLGDSGSTIFGMNMGNSLDTRASSSNKPSFDEQIEMLTKLKSLLDAGILSQEEFETKKKEIMDL; encoded by the coding sequence ATGGGAATTATTAAAGCATTTTCAGACGCCATTACTGGAACATTTGCCGATCAATGGAAAGAGATTATCACAGCAGGCTACTTTGATGAGCATACAGCTGTAAGCCCAGGTGTCATTCAGCAGACAAAGAATGGACGAGGGGCAAATATCAAAGGATCAGATGGAGTCATCACCAATGGTTCTAAAATTTTCATCCCAGAAAATACAGCTGCCTTTATCTTCAGCCAAGGAGGTATTGAGGACATTTTAACTGAGCCTGGTGGATATGAATACACAAACGGTGAATCTAGTATTTTCAACGGTGACAGTATCAAAAAAGCCATTTTTAATACCATCGGTGAGCGCATTGGCTATGGCGGTCAATCGTCTTCTTATAAGCAAATCGCCTTTGTAAATTTGAGAGAGATTCGTGACATCCGATTTGGGACTAGAGGGGCTGTTCTCTACCACGATCTCCACTATGGGACAGACCTTGAGATTCGCTCATTTGGGACTTTTTCCATCAAAATTACAGAACCTGAAGTCTTTATCCGCAACTATGTCCCTGCTAATGTCAATTTTTATAGCTTTGACGACAAAGAAGCCCGTGAGCAAATGATTGCTGAATTTCTCCAATCTTTTATCGTAGCACTCAATTCGCTCTCCACACAATTTCGCATCTCCCAGCTCCCTTCTCAAACAAATACCATCACTCAACAAATCGCAAACGATACACAACACGCGGGTACATGGAAAGAAAGATTTGGATTTGAAATTGTTCAAGTAGCGATTGCTAATATTGAATTTTCCCCAGAATCAAAAGAATTAGTAAGACAATATTCTGCAAATAAGATGAATATCAATGCCTACGAACATGTATCTCAAAGAGTGGCTGATATCGCTGCCCAACAAAAAATTGCAGACGGAGTCCAACAACACGGCTTAGGAGATAGTGGCTCTACAATTTTTGGAATGAATATGGGAAATAGCCTAGATACCAGAGCCTCTTCATCGAATAAACCTTCCTTTGATGAGCAAATTGAAATGCTGACGAAGCTAAAATCCCTCTTGGATGCTGGCATACTGTCACAGGAAGAGTTTGAGACTAAGAAAAAGGAAATCATGGATTTATAA
- a CDS encoding DUF4839 domain-containing protein has translation MKSWKHLLVAGTALLLVACSKDNEEAKTDTIKLPITSENIHKQNYKTIVNQLEDAGFTNVKVEKIEDLITGLLKKDGQIESVSINGDTDFTKGSEYAKDAKITVTYHTFKEEKEESSSESKESASSSTSSSTKESTSLSSEPVSSEPEKPAEENITAANNPDFAAILTTEDPGAISTFVEKYKDRTVEFDGHVALLTHHENKKYYYDILIYAGDYQGPDVGVPGPAFQFYNISARSNAFSKIDGLQAGQNIHIKARIASFTQGEVFRLDPSEITPR, from the coding sequence ATGAAATCTTGGAAACATCTATTGGTGGCTGGTACTGCCCTACTTTTAGTTGCCTGCTCAAAAGACAATGAAGAGGCGAAAACAGATACTATTAAGCTACCTATTACTTCTGAAAACATCCACAAACAAAACTATAAAACGATTGTCAATCAGCTAGAGGACGCTGGATTTACCAATGTAAAAGTAGAAAAAATCGAAGACCTCATTACAGGATTGCTCAAAAAAGATGGGCAAATCGAAAGCGTATCTATCAATGGCGATACAGATTTTACCAAAGGGTCCGAATATGCAAAAGACGCTAAGATTACCGTGACCTATCATACTTTTAAGGAAGAAAAAGAAGAATCTTCCTCAGAATCTAAAGAGTCAGCAAGCTCAAGTACAAGTTCATCCACCAAAGAGAGTACGAGTTTAAGCTCAGAGCCAGTCTCTTCTGAGCCAGAAAAACCAGCAGAAGAAAATATTACTGCCGCTAACAATCCTGACTTTGCCGCGATTTTGACAACAGAAGATCCAGGAGCCATCTCTACTTTTGTCGAAAAGTATAAAGATAGAACTGTCGAATTTGATGGACACGTTGCCCTTCTCACTCATCATGAAAATAAAAAATACTACTACGATATTCTCATCTATGCAGGCGACTACCAAGGACCAGATGTCGGAGTGCCTGGACCTGCTTTTCAATTTTACAATATCTCTGCTAGATCAAATGCATTTTCAAAGATAGATGGGCTACAAGCAGGGCAAAATATCCATATCAAAGCACGTATCGCTAGCTTCACACAGGGAGAAGTTTTCCGGCTTGATCCTTCAGAAATCACCCCTCGTTAA
- a CDS encoding type II CAAX endopeptidase family protein yields MKDNRILAGVHESVRPTPVLLVPVVAILCLIGGGILTFVFGLMFFPLVARLLNTFGFLFIELGSFAATSLVLMTWVKFVEKRSIQSLGFFRKHAGLELLKGIAWGFLAFSLLFLSIFLVGGYSIQGLDISVSNLLYGLAIFPFWLIQGGTEELLTRSWMMPELHRKCSLMVSILLSSSFFALLHMLNQGIAILPIVNLLLFGIFACLYLLYTDNIWGVAGFHAVWNFAQGNLYGTPVSGNVVEQRILHVTSNPIPDYLSGGSFGPEGSIFTTILFICTSLYLYRRIKKT; encoded by the coding sequence ATGAAAGACAATCGTATATTAGCAGGTGTTCATGAGAGTGTTCGTCCGACACCTGTTCTTCTTGTGCCAGTGGTGGCAATTTTATGCTTAATCGGTGGCGGAATCTTGACCTTTGTATTTGGTCTAATGTTCTTTCCTCTCGTTGCTAGGCTTCTCAATACTTTTGGCTTTTTGTTCATTGAGCTGGGGAGTTTTGCAGCGACTAGCCTTGTGCTGATGACTTGGGTTAAATTCGTCGAAAAACGCTCTATTCAGAGTCTCGGTTTCTTTCGGAAGCATGCTGGGCTAGAGTTGTTGAAAGGAATTGCTTGGGGCTTTCTAGCTTTTAGCCTGTTATTTTTAAGCATTTTTCTAGTTGGTGGCTATTCGATTCAAGGGCTTGATATTAGTGTGAGTAATCTCCTCTATGGACTTGCGATTTTTCCGTTTTGGCTGATTCAAGGAGGCACGGAAGAGCTATTGACACGCAGTTGGATGATGCCAGAGCTTCATCGGAAATGCTCTCTTATGGTTAGCATTCTCTTGTCCAGTAGTTTTTTTGCACTTCTTCACATGCTGAATCAAGGCATTGCTATTTTACCAATTGTGAATTTGCTTTTATTTGGCATTTTTGCCTGCCTGTATCTACTTTACACAGATAATATCTGGGGCGTGGCTGGTTTTCATGCCGTTTGGAATTTTGCGCAAGGAAATCTTTATGGAACGCCTGTCAGTGGTAATGTTGTGGAGCAAAGAATCTTACATGTGACGAGCAATCCAATCCCTGATTATCTGTCAGGAGGTAGTTTTGGTCCAGAAGGTTCGATATTTACTACAATTTTATTTATCTGTACTAGCCTGTATCTCTATCGACGAATCAAGAAAACCTAA
- the rpsF gene encoding 30S ribosomal protein S6 — MAKYEILYIIRPNIEEEAKTALVTRFDSILTDNGATVVESKDWEKRRLAYEIQDFREGLYHIVTVEANDDAALKEFDRLSKINADILRHMIVKLDA; from the coding sequence ATGGCTAAATACGAAATTCTTTATATCATTCGTCCAAACATTGAAGAAGAAGCAAAAACTGCTTTGGTAACACGCTTTGACTCTATCTTGACAGACAACGGTGCTACTGTTGTTGAATCAAAAGATTGGGAAAAACGTCGCTTGGCATACGAAATCCAAGATTTCCGCGAAGGACTTTACCACATCGTAACAGTTGAAGCAAATGACGATGCAGCTCTTAAAGAGTTTGACCGTCTTTCAAAAATCAACGCAGACATTCTTCGTCACATGATTGTGAAACTTGACGCGTAA
- a CDS encoding single-stranded DNA-binding protein, with product MINNVVLVGRMTRDAELRYTPQNLAVATFTLAVNRNFKNQNGEREADFINCVIWRQQAENLANWAKKGALVGVTGRIQTRNYENQQGQRVYVTEILAESFQLLESRASREGQSGGYTPNNFGTPAPSFGNPEPANQVPNFSRDESPFGTTNPMDISDDDLPF from the coding sequence ATGATCAATAATGTTGTACTTGTGGGTCGTATGACTCGTGATGCAGAACTTCGTTACACCCCGCAAAACCTCGCCGTAGCGACATTTACACTTGCCGTAAACCGCAATTTTAAAAATCAAAACGGAGAGCGTGAAGCAGACTTTATTAACTGTGTCATTTGGCGCCAACAAGCTGAAAATTTGGCGAATTGGGCTAAGAAAGGCGCTTTGGTAGGAGTGACTGGACGTATCCAGACACGCAACTACGAAAACCAACAAGGTCAGCGTGTGTATGTAACGGAAATTTTAGCAGAAAGTTTCCAACTATTGGAAAGTCGTGCTAGTCGTGAAGGTCAATCTGGTGGTTATACTCCAAATAATTTTGGAACTCCAGCACCAAGCTTTGGCAATCCTGAACCTGCAAATCAAGTACCAAACTTTTCTCGTGATGAAAGCCCATTTGGTACAACCAATCCAATGGATATTTCAGACGACGACCTACCATTCTAG
- the rpsR gene encoding 30S ribosomal protein S18 yields the protein MAQQQRRGGFKRRKKVDYIAANKIEYVDYKDTELLSRFVSERGKILPRRVTGTSAKNQRKVTTAIKRARVMALMPFVNED from the coding sequence ATGGCTCAACAACAACGTCGTGGCGGATTCAAACGCCGTAAAAAAGTTGACTACATCGCAGCAAACAAAATTGAATATGTTGATTACAAAGATACTGAGCTTCTTAGCCGTTTTGTTTCAGAACGTGGGAAAATCCTTCCTCGTCGTGTAACTGGAACTTCAGCTAAAAACCAACGTAAAGTAACAACTGCAATCAAACGTGCGCGTGTAATGGCTTTGATGCCTTTCGTAAACGAAGATTAA
- a CDS encoding DUF1129 family protein yields MSINLNELTKKNQEFIHTATKQLIHEGKTDQEIEALLSTILPTILENQKKGIPARGLYGSPTAWALEQVKPAAPETAPENDNPFLMWLDTSLVILAFFAIVQGVVSMLSSQPEIYGLTTILSSSAVGGLVFYAMYRYVYRFMGQDRTKRPPLWKSFLILTACTLLWIVAFSITSLLPAIINPVLPHFGLVLIGAIAFGIRYLLKKKYNIKSTMQSSRIQS; encoded by the coding sequence ATGTCAATCAATCTCAATGAATTAACCAAGAAAAATCAAGAATTTATCCATACCGCTACCAAGCAGTTGATCCACGAAGGCAAAACCGATCAGGAAATTGAAGCACTTCTATCCACCATTTTGCCAACTATTTTAGAAAACCAAAAAAAGGGAATCCCTGCGCGTGGACTTTATGGCTCCCCAACGGCTTGGGCATTGGAGCAAGTCAAGCCAGCTGCCCCTGAAACAGCACCAGAAAACGACAACCCATTTCTCATGTGGTTAGATACTTCCTTGGTTATCCTAGCTTTTTTTGCTATCGTACAAGGGGTGGTTTCTATGCTTTCATCACAACCCGAAATCTATGGTCTTACCACCATTCTCAGCTCTAGTGCAGTCGGTGGTTTAGTCTTTTACGCCATGTATAGGTATGTGTATCGCTTTATGGGACAAGATCGCACCAAGCGTCCACCACTGTGGAAATCTTTTTTGATTCTCACTGCTTGTACGCTCCTTTGGATTGTAGCCTTTTCCATCACTAGCCTTTTACCAGCGATCATCAACCCTGTTCTTCCGCACTTTGGTTTGGTTCTTATCGGAGCCATCGCTTTTGGAATCCGCTACCTACTCAAGAAAAAATACAATATCAAAAGTACCATGCAATCCAGTCGGATTCAATCGTAA
- a CDS encoding magnesium transporter CorA family protein gives MRQIFLSTTTEFREVESLEPGTWINLVNPTQSESIEVANAYNIDLADLRAPLDAEEMSRIVIEDDYTLIIVDVPVVEERNNKTYYVTIPLGIVITDDVIVTTCLEQLPLLDSFINRRLRNFYTFMRSRFVFQMLYRNAEIYLAALRTIDRKSEQIESQLHQATRNEELIELMELEKTIVYFKASLKTNERVVKKLTGSSSIIKRYVEDDDLLEDTLIETQQAIEMADIYGNILHGMTETFATIVSNNQNTIMKTLALMTMVLEIPTMIFSAYGMNFKDNDIPLNGLPHAFWLIIFISFAISFSLTVYFIKKRWF, from the coding sequence ATGAGACAAATATTTTTATCAACCACAACAGAGTTTAGAGAAGTTGAGTCTCTGGAACCTGGAACTTGGATTAACCTTGTGAATCCTACCCAAAGCGAATCCATTGAAGTCGCAAATGCCTATAATATCGACCTTGCAGACCTCAGAGCTCCACTTGATGCCGAGGAGATGTCTCGTATCGTAATCGAAGACGACTATACCCTTATCATCGTGGATGTGCCCGTGGTCGAAGAACGTAATAACAAGACCTACTATGTAACCATTCCTTTGGGAATCGTCATCACAGACGATGTCATTGTGACGACTTGCTTGGAGCAATTACCCTTGCTCGATAGCTTTATCAATCGTCGCTTGCGTAATTTCTACACCTTTATGCGGTCCCGCTTTGTCTTTCAAATGCTCTACCGCAATGCAGAAATTTACCTAGCCGCCCTACGAACAATCGACCGAAAAAGTGAGCAAATCGAAAGCCAACTCCACCAAGCCACTCGAAATGAAGAATTGATTGAGCTGATGGAGCTGGAAAAAACCATCGTCTATTTCAAAGCCTCTCTCAAGACCAATGAGCGTGTAGTCAAAAAATTGACAGGCTCATCAAGCATTATCAAGCGCTATGTCGAAGACGATGATTTGCTTGAAGACACGCTAATTGAGACCCAACAGGCGATTGAGATGGCTGATATCTATGGCAATATCTTGCACGGTATGACAGAAACCTTTGCAACCATTGTCTCCAACAATCAAAATACCATCATGAAAACCTTGGCTCTCATGACCATGGTACTTGAAATCCCAACCATGATTTTCTCGGCTTATGGTATGAACTTTAAGGATAACGATATTCCGCTAAATGGTCTCCCGCATGCCTTTTGGCTCATTATCTTCATTTCCTTTGCCATCAGCTTTTCACTCACCGTCTATTTCATCAAGAAAAGATGGTTCTAA
- the uvrA gene encoding excinuclease ABC subunit UvrA, producing the protein MQDKIVIHGARAHNLKNIDVTIPRDKLVVVTGLSGSGKSSLAFDTLYAEGQRRYVESLSAYARQFLGNMEKPDVDSIDGLSPAISIDQKTTSKNPRSTVGTTTEINDYLRLLYARIGTPYCINGHGAIKASSVEQIVNQVLELPERQRLQVLAPIVRKKKGQHKTLFEKIQKDGYVRVRVDGEIYDVTEVPELSKSKKHDIEVVVDRIVIKDGIRSRLFDSVEAALRIAEGYVIMDTMDGKEMLFSEHYACPLCGFTVPELEPRLFSFNAPFGSCSECDGLGMKLEVDLDLVVPDGTKTLREGALAPWNPISSNYYPQMLEQAMTEFGVDMATPFEELSDDEKNLIFNGSDGKEFHFHYENEFGGVRDIDIPFEGIVTNISRRYRETSSDFTRTQMRTYMNELTCATCHGYRLNDQALSVRIGGEKGLHIGELSELSIADHLAVVENLSLTDNEATIAKPIVKEIHDRLSFLNNVGLNYLTLSRSAGTLSGGESQRIRLATQIGSNLSGVLYILDEPSIGLHQRDNDRLIESLKKMRDLGNTLIVVEHDEDTMREADYLIDVGPGAGVFGGEIVAAGTPKQVARNSKSITGQYLSGKRKIAVPSERRVGNGRFIEIKGASQNNLQNVTAKFPLGKFIAVTGVSGSGKSTLINSILKKAIAQKLNRNSDKPGKFTSISGIEHVDRLIDIDQSPIGRTPRSNPATYTGVFDDIRDLFAQTNEAKIRGYKKGRFSFNVKGGRCEACSGDGIIKIEMHFLPDVYVACEVCHGTRYNSETLEVHYKEKNIAQVLDMTVNDAVEFFKHIPKIERKLKTIKDVGLGYVTLGQPATTLSGGEAQRMKLASELHKRSTGKSFYILDEPTTGLHTEDIARLLAVLARFVDDGNTVLVIEHNLDVIKTADHIIDLGPEGGVGGGTIIATGTPEEVAANEASYTGQYLKGKLKSTDI; encoded by the coding sequence ATGCAGGATAAAATTGTCATTCATGGAGCTCGTGCCCATAATTTGAAAAACATTGATGTGACTATTCCACGAGATAAGCTGGTTGTGGTGACTGGATTGTCAGGTTCTGGGAAGTCAAGTCTCGCTTTTGACACGCTCTATGCAGAAGGGCAGCGCCGGTATGTGGAGAGTTTATCGGCTTATGCTAGGCAGTTTTTGGGCAATATGGAAAAGCCAGATGTGGATTCGATTGATGGTTTGAGTCCTGCTATTTCCATTGACCAAAAAACGACCAGTAAAAATCCCCGCTCAACCGTGGGGACAACGACGGAGATCAATGATTATCTAAGGCTTCTTTATGCACGGATTGGGACGCCTTACTGTATCAATGGGCATGGAGCGATTAAGGCTTCGTCCGTTGAGCAGATTGTTAATCAGGTCTTGGAATTGCCAGAACGCCAGCGTCTGCAGGTCTTGGCACCAATTGTTCGCAAGAAAAAGGGGCAGCATAAGACCTTGTTTGAAAAAATCCAGAAAGACGGCTATGTCCGTGTGCGTGTGGATGGCGAGATTTATGATGTGACAGAGGTTCCAGAGCTTTCAAAGAGCAAAAAGCACGATATTGAGGTCGTGGTGGACCGTATTGTCATCAAAGATGGGATTCGCAGTCGTCTCTTTGATTCGGTTGAGGCAGCGCTGCGAATTGCAGAAGGCTATGTGATTATGGACACCATGGATGGTAAGGAAATGCTCTTTTCGGAGCATTATGCTTGTCCTTTATGTGGGTTTACAGTTCCAGAGCTTGAGCCACGTCTCTTTTCTTTCAATGCTCCTTTTGGCTCTTGTAGCGAGTGCGATGGCTTGGGCATGAAGCTTGAAGTGGATCTTGACTTGGTCGTGCCAGATGGGACAAAGACCTTACGAGAAGGGGCTTTAGCGCCTTGGAATCCGATATCTTCTAACTACTATCCACAAATGCTCGAGCAAGCCATGACGGAATTTGGCGTGGATATGGCTACGCCGTTTGAAGAATTGAGCGATGATGAGAAAAACTTGATTTTCAATGGGTCAGATGGTAAGGAATTCCATTTCCATTATGAAAATGAATTTGGTGGTGTTCGTGATATTGACATTCCTTTTGAGGGGATTGTGACCAATATCAGCCGTCGCTATCGTGAGACCAGTAGTGATTTCACACGGACGCAAATGCGGACCTATATGAATGAGCTGACTTGTGCGACTTGTCATGGCTATCGTTTGAATGACCAAGCGCTTTCTGTTCGTATTGGTGGGGAGAAAGGGCTACACATCGGAGAATTGTCGGAGTTGTCGATCGCAGATCACTTGGCTGTTGTAGAAAATCTCAGCTTGACTGACAATGAAGCAACCATTGCAAAACCGATTGTCAAAGAAATCCATGATCGCCTCTCTTTCTTGAATAACGTCGGTTTGAATTATTTGACCCTATCTCGGTCTGCAGGAACTCTCTCAGGTGGAGAGAGCCAGCGGATTCGCTTGGCAACGCAGATTGGCTCAAACCTGAGTGGTGTCCTTTATATCTTGGATGAGCCGTCGATCGGTCTTCATCAGCGGGACAATGATCGCCTGATTGAGAGTTTGAAAAAAATGCGGGATTTGGGAAATACCCTTATCGTGGTGGAGCATGATGAGGATACCATGCGTGAAGCGGACTATTTGATTGACGTTGGACCTGGTGCGGGTGTGTTTGGCGGTGAGATTGTCGCAGCTGGAACACCCAAGCAAGTCGCAAGAAATAGCAAGTCTATTACTGGTCAGTACCTATCTGGAAAACGCAAGATTGCTGTGCCAAGTGAGCGTCGTGTAGGAAATGGTCGCTTTATTGAAATCAAGGGGGCTAGCCAAAACAATCTCCAAAATGTCACTGCTAAGTTTCCGCTAGGCAAATTTATCGCAGTTACAGGCGTTTCTGGCTCTGGGAAATCAACGCTGATTAATTCGATTTTGAAAAAAGCCATTGCGCAGAAACTCAACCGAAATTCGGATAAGCCAGGGAAGTTTACGTCTATTTCTGGAATTGAGCATGTCGATCGCTTGATTGACATTGACCAAAGTCCGATTGGGCGCACTCCGCGTTCCAACCCTGCAACCTATACAGGGGTCTTTGACGATATTAGGGATTTATTTGCTCAGACCAATGAAGCCAAGATTCGTGGCTACAAGAAAGGGCGTTTCTCGTTCAATGTGAAAGGTGGACGTTGTGAAGCTTGCTCAGGAGATGGCATTATCAAGATTGAGATGCATTTCTTGCCAGATGTTTATGTGGCTTGCGAGGTCTGCCACGGTACGCGCTACAATAGTGAGACTTTAGAAGTTCATTATAAGGAAAAAAATATCGCACAAGTGCTGGATATGACAGTCAATGACGCTGTCGAGTTCTTCAAGCATATTCCAAAAATTGAGCGCAAGCTAAAAACCATCAAAGATGTGGGGCTGGGTTATGTCACTTTAGGGCAGCCTGCAACGACTCTCTCTGGGGGTGAAGCGCAGCGGATGAAACTAGCTAGTGAACTCCACAAACGCTCAACTGGAAAAAGCTTTTATATCCTTGATGAACCAACCACGGGCTTGCATACCGAAGACATCGCAAGACTTCTTGCGGTCTTGGCTCGCTTTGTCGATGATGGCAATACTGTGCTTGTCATCGAGCATAATTTAGATGTCATTAAAACGGCAGACCATATCATTGACTTGGGACCAGAAGGCGGTGTCGGTGGTGGTACCATTATCGCAACAGGAACACCAGAAGAAGTAGCAGCAAATGAAGCTAGCTATACAGGTCAGTATTTGAAAGGAAAGTTGAAATCAACTGACATATAA